One stretch of Micromonospora cremea DNA includes these proteins:
- a CDS encoding heme lyase CcmF/NrfE family subunit yields the protein MLADLGTASLTVGLLCATLTALLWLRAALFATPTRAARLGTAATLATAAVACALLEAALLRHDFSVRFVAENGGRQVPLYYTLTSLWSALDGSLLLWLLILAGYAALLAHRRHPPRLHAYAMVVVSTVTMFFYALSTFAANPFREVNPVPADGPGPNPLLQQHPAMGVHPPLLYAGYIGLVVPFAFALAAPLAGQQGRSWVRAARPWALAAWAALTAGIGLGAWWSYAVLGWGGYWAWDPVENASLLPWLTATAFLHATLGRAAGRAGWNLALASASFVLVLLGTFLTRSGAVASVHAFTDSPLGPMLLGFVLLTVVVSTVLTGWRDPEPAHGRSTPLLSRTTAVLVNGVLLVTIAAVVLIGTIFPLLSEPLGGVRTSVGPGYYQRTAVPLAIAVLLMLGVTPALRVRDRTQALRRLALPGAVALATVAVVGLLSRPGLPALTAFGAAAFVLTGVAAELADRRPRSGRTRKPGRAAALVAHAGIALVAVGVAGSSAYGRDTERTIHTGEALRLGDVSVRLVGVDRSGASGGMTVRARLRLTEAGGGQRTVRPALRYNPARDTAVTVPAIQTGLLRDTYVTLIAVAPDSGSATVRLAVNPLVGLLWAGGTLTAAGGLLAAIRTARPRRPDVVAASPDPVAAGAR from the coding sequence ATGCTCGCTGACCTCGGCACCGCCAGCCTCACGGTCGGTCTGCTCTGCGCTACCCTGACCGCCCTGCTCTGGCTGCGGGCGGCCCTGTTCGCCACGCCCACCCGAGCGGCCCGCCTCGGGACCGCCGCGACCCTGGCAACCGCCGCCGTCGCCTGCGCGCTGCTGGAGGCGGCCCTGCTCCGGCACGACTTCAGCGTCCGCTTCGTGGCCGAGAACGGCGGACGCCAGGTGCCGTTGTACTACACGCTGACGAGCCTCTGGTCCGCCCTGGACGGGTCGCTGCTGCTCTGGCTGCTGATCCTCGCCGGGTACGCGGCACTGCTGGCCCACCGCCGGCACCCGCCCCGGCTGCACGCCTACGCGATGGTGGTCGTCAGCACGGTGACCATGTTCTTCTACGCGCTGTCCACCTTCGCCGCGAACCCGTTCCGCGAGGTGAACCCGGTACCCGCCGACGGCCCGGGGCCGAACCCGCTGCTGCAGCAGCACCCGGCGATGGGCGTGCACCCTCCCCTGCTCTACGCCGGCTACATCGGCCTGGTCGTGCCGTTCGCCTTCGCCCTCGCCGCACCACTGGCCGGCCAGCAGGGGCGGAGCTGGGTACGGGCCGCCCGACCCTGGGCCCTGGCGGCGTGGGCGGCGCTGACCGCCGGCATCGGGCTCGGGGCCTGGTGGTCGTACGCGGTGCTGGGCTGGGGCGGCTACTGGGCGTGGGACCCGGTGGAGAACGCGTCGCTGCTGCCCTGGCTGACCGCCACCGCCTTCCTGCACGCCACCCTGGGCCGCGCCGCCGGCCGGGCCGGCTGGAACCTGGCCCTGGCATCCGCGAGCTTCGTGCTGGTGCTGCTCGGCACGTTCCTTACCCGGTCCGGCGCGGTGGCCAGCGTGCACGCCTTCACCGACTCACCGTTGGGGCCGATGCTGCTCGGCTTCGTGCTGCTGACGGTCGTCGTGTCGACGGTCCTGACCGGATGGCGCGATCCCGAACCCGCCCACGGCAGGAGCACACCGCTGCTGTCCCGGACGACGGCCGTGCTGGTCAACGGCGTGCTTCTGGTGACGATCGCGGCGGTGGTGCTGATCGGCACGATCTTCCCGCTGCTCTCCGAACCGCTCGGCGGGGTGCGCACCTCGGTCGGACCCGGCTACTACCAGCGCACGGCGGTACCGCTGGCGATCGCGGTGCTGCTGATGTTGGGCGTGACGCCGGCCCTGCGGGTCCGCGACCGGACGCAGGCGCTGCGGCGACTCGCCCTACCCGGCGCCGTGGCGCTCGCCACCGTCGCCGTGGTGGGGCTGCTCAGCCGGCCCGGCCTGCCCGCGCTCACCGCGTTCGGAGCGGCGGCGTTCGTGCTCACCGGCGTGGCCGCAGAGCTGGCCGACCGGCGGCCGCGCTCCGGCCGGACCCGGAAACCGGGTAGGGCTGCCGCACTGGTCGCGCACGCCGGGATCGCCCTGGTTGCGGTGGGTGTCGCGGGATCCTCCGCGTACGGCCGCGACACGGAGCGAACCATCCACACTGGGGAGGCGCTGCGGTTGGGCGACGTGTCCGTGCGCCTGGTCGGCGTGGACCGCAGCGGCGCCAGCGGGGGTATGACCGTACGGGCGCGGCTCCGGCTCACCGAGGCGGGCGGCGGGCAACGAACGGTCCGGCCCGCCCTACGCTACAACCCCGCCCGGGACACCGCTGTCACGGTGCCGGCGATCCAGACCGGACTGCTGCGAGACACGTACGTCACCCTGATCGCGGTCGCCCCGGACAGCGGCAGCGCAACCGTACGGCTCGCGGTGAACCCGCTCGTCGGGCTGCTCTGGGCCGGCGGCACGCTGACGGCCGCGGGGGGACTCCTGGCGGCGATCCGCACCGCCCGTCCGCGACGCCCGGACGTCGTCGCGGCGTCGCCTGACCCGGTCGCCGCCGGGGCCCGGTGA
- a CDS encoding c-type cytochrome has protein sequence MRHSRAAARRLTLHPRRMLAVGAVLVLAAGPVALAPEPTPGAATPAASAPSSNPADRGTELYLQQCASCHGEQGRGTQRGPSLIGVGPASVDFQVSTGRMPLSREQQQARRAEPVFSAGDIRALVGHVASFGGGGPQIPRVAPGSLASGQEIFAANCAPCHGATGAGTALTDGWTAPPLYDATATQVAEAVRVGPGLMPVFPSQVLNDQQVNDLTAYVQRLRGERLDRGGNPLGRLGPLAEGLVAWVAVLGLLVAAARWLGRRAEE, from the coding sequence ATGCGGCACTCACGAGCCGCGGCCCGGCGGCTCACCCTGCATCCCCGCCGGATGCTCGCGGTCGGAGCCGTGCTGGTGCTCGCCGCCGGTCCGGTGGCGCTCGCCCCCGAGCCGACCCCCGGGGCCGCGACCCCGGCCGCGTCCGCGCCGTCGTCGAACCCGGCGGACCGGGGCACCGAGCTCTACCTGCAGCAGTGCGCGAGTTGCCACGGCGAGCAGGGGCGGGGCACGCAGCGGGGCCCGTCGCTGATCGGCGTCGGCCCCGCCTCGGTCGACTTCCAGGTCTCCACCGGACGGATGCCGCTGTCGCGGGAGCAGCAGCAGGCCCGGCGCGCGGAACCGGTGTTCTCGGCCGGCGACATCCGCGCACTGGTGGGCCACGTCGCCAGCTTCGGCGGGGGTGGTCCGCAGATACCCCGGGTCGCCCCGGGCAGCCTGGCCTCCGGTCAGGAGATCTTCGCCGCCAACTGCGCACCCTGCCACGGGGCCACCGGCGCGGGCACCGCGCTGACCGACGGCTGGACCGCCCCGCCGCTGTACGACGCCACAGCGACGCAGGTCGCCGAGGCGGTCCGGGTCGGCCCCGGGCTGATGCCGGTCTTTCCCAGCCAGGTGCTCAACGACCAGCAGGTCAACGACCTCACCGCGTACGTGCAGCGGCTCCGCGGCGAGCGGCTGGACCGGGGCGGCAACCCCCTCGGTCGGCTCGGCCCGCTCGCCGAGGGACTGGTCGCCTGGGTGGCCGTCCTGGGTCTGCTGGTGGCAGCCGCTCGGTGGCTGGGCAGGAGGGCGGAGGAGTGA
- the coxB gene encoding cytochrome c oxidase subunit II has protein sequence MDTTAGMTMSAARPAGRRRQPRPLPVLTALCGLALLAGCGGDPPSVLNPAGTGAARVANLWWLLFWISLAVVAEVMALLIWALVFRRGNVRVRHGQPLRFVAIAGAGLPFVILVAVYGVGLRDLAALAADPDPDAPTVEVTGHKWWWEVRYPGASGATANEIHIPVGERVKVRLRTDDVLHSFWVPQLMPKTDLIAGETRETWLRAERAGRYRGQCAEYCGTQHAHMAFLVVAEPRTDFDAWLTRLNAPARQPRTEAERRGQQAFVQGTCAACHAVRGTGAQGQVGPDLSNVGSRWSLGAGAVPNDAGHLGGWIVNSQTVKPGNAMPPQPVGAAALPDLITYLRSLD, from the coding sequence GTGGACACGACAGCAGGGATGACCATGAGCGCCGCCCGACCCGCCGGGCGGCGCCGGCAGCCGCGCCCGCTCCCGGTGCTGACGGCCCTGTGCGGCCTGGCCCTGCTCGCCGGATGCGGGGGTGACCCGCCGTCCGTCCTCAACCCCGCAGGCACGGGCGCCGCCCGGGTCGCCAACCTGTGGTGGCTGCTCTTCTGGATCTCGCTGGCGGTGGTCGCCGAGGTCATGGCGCTGCTGATCTGGGCGCTGGTGTTCCGGCGGGGCAACGTCCGGGTGCGCCACGGGCAGCCGCTGCGCTTCGTCGCGATCGCCGGAGCCGGGCTGCCGTTCGTCATTCTCGTCGCTGTCTACGGGGTGGGGCTGCGGGACCTCGCCGCGCTCGCCGCCGATCCGGACCCCGATGCCCCGACGGTGGAGGTGACCGGCCACAAGTGGTGGTGGGAGGTGCGCTATCCGGGGGCGTCCGGGGCGACCGCGAACGAGATCCACATTCCGGTGGGGGAGCGGGTGAAGGTCCGGCTGCGCACGGACGACGTGCTGCACAGCTTCTGGGTGCCGCAGCTCATGCCGAAGACGGACCTGATCGCCGGTGAGACCCGCGAAACCTGGTTGCGGGCGGAGCGGGCCGGCCGCTACCGCGGCCAGTGCGCCGAGTACTGCGGCACCCAGCACGCCCACATGGCCTTCCTGGTCGTGGCGGAACCCCGCACCGACTTCGACGCGTGGCTGACCCGCCTGAACGCCCCGGCCCGTCAACCGCGCACAGAGGCCGAGCGCCGCGGCCAGCAGGCGTTCGTGCAGGGCACCTGCGCCGCCTGCCACGCGGTACGGGGCACCGGCGCCCAGGGCCAGGTGGGGCCGGACCTGTCGAACGTGGGCTCCCGATGGAGCCTCGGCGCCGGGGCGGTACCGAATGACGCCGGACACCTCGGCGGCTGGATCGTCAACTCCCAGACGGTCAAGCCCGGCAACGCGATGCCCCCACAGCCGGTCGGCGCGGCCGCGCTGCCCGACCTGATCACGTACCTGCGGTCGCTGGATTAG
- a CDS encoding cytochrome c oxidase subunit 3, whose translation MTDRGGIMAATGAEALSTELPAGRSTGWWGMVMFVATEATLFACLLGSYFYLRFQYGPQWPPGAIGTPELLKPLIMTAVLLPSSLPMVWAERGSRHGRRWQLRCGLGATMLLGLTFLTLQATEYAEKLRHFTLTTDVYGSLFYLITGFHGLHVLVGLTMIGWLLAAALSGGTIDAHRRERVRNTAIYWHFVDAVWAAILFTIYLSPRL comes from the coding sequence ATGACGGATCGGGGCGGGATCATGGCGGCCACCGGCGCCGAGGCGCTGAGCACCGAGCTGCCAGCCGGTCGATCGACCGGCTGGTGGGGCATGGTGATGTTCGTGGCCACCGAGGCCACCCTCTTCGCCTGCCTGCTCGGCAGCTACTTCTACCTCCGCTTCCAGTACGGCCCCCAGTGGCCGCCGGGCGCCATCGGGACCCCGGAACTGCTCAAGCCGTTGATCATGACCGCCGTGCTGCTGCCCAGCAGTCTGCCCATGGTGTGGGCCGAACGCGGCAGCCGGCACGGCCGGCGATGGCAGCTGCGGTGCGGCCTGGGCGCCACCATGCTGCTCGGGCTGACCTTCCTGACCCTGCAGGCCACCGAGTACGCCGAGAAGCTCCGGCACTTCACCCTGACCACCGACGTGTACGGGTCGCTGTTCTACCTGATCACCGGTTTCCACGGGCTACACGTCCTGGTCGGCCTGACCATGATCGGCTGGCTGCTCGCCGCCGCCCTGAGCGGCGGCACCATCGACGCCCACCGGCGCGAGCGGGTCCGCAACACCGCCATCTACTGGCACTTCGTCGACGCGGTGTGGGCCGCCATCCTGTTCACCATCTACCTCTCCCCACGACTATGA
- a CDS encoding c-type cytochrome, which translates to MMLPRRLWALGAALMILPMVAVTACASTAPPPPPESRNGRPDRGAELIAQYGCGSCHTIPGINRADGLVGPPLTRFGARSYIAGQLPNNADNLRRWIADPQAVEPGTAMPNLGISAIDAQDIAAYLYTLD; encoded by the coding sequence ATGATGCTGCCCCGCCGGCTCTGGGCACTCGGTGCGGCCCTCATGATCCTGCCGATGGTCGCGGTTACCGCCTGCGCCTCGACGGCCCCACCGCCACCACCGGAGTCGCGCAACGGACGGCCCGACCGCGGCGCGGAGCTGATCGCCCAGTACGGCTGCGGGTCGTGCCACACCATCCCCGGCATCAACCGCGCCGACGGCCTGGTCGGCCCGCCCCTGACTCGGTTCGGCGCCCGCTCCTACATCGCCGGTCAACTGCCCAACAACGCCGACAACCTCCGGCGCTGGATCGCCGATCCCCAGGCCGTGGAGCCCGGGACCGCCATGCCGAACCTCGGTATCAGTGCCATTGACGCCCAGGACATCGCCGCCTACCTCTACACGCTGGACTGA
- a CDS encoding TlpA family protein disulfide reductase: MTARRLLRPGPALVLVLIVAVGTVVALGLRSPSTPLDAGAANGVTPAPAPALTGATLDGGRFDLTEARGHVLLVNVFASWCGPCRDELPLLLETERQWSPRGLRLVGLNVRDGAEAVRALLDETGTRELTVLPDPEGTRAVDWGVRAVPETFVVDRDGRIVDRQQGVVTRQWLEQRVAPLLAR, encoded by the coding sequence ATGACCGCCCGCCGCCTGCTGCGACCTGGCCCGGCGCTGGTGCTGGTGCTCATCGTCGCCGTTGGCACCGTGGTCGCCCTCGGCCTGCGGTCACCGTCAACGCCGCTCGACGCCGGCGCCGCCAACGGCGTCACCCCCGCGCCGGCCCCGGCGCTCACGGGCGCCACCCTGGATGGTGGCCGGTTCGACCTGACCGAAGCCCGTGGCCACGTGCTGCTGGTCAACGTGTTCGCCTCCTGGTGCGGCCCGTGCCGGGACGAGCTGCCGCTACTGCTCGAGACGGAACGGCAGTGGTCGCCCCGGGGGCTGCGGCTGGTGGGGCTGAACGTCCGGGACGGCGCCGAGGCGGTCCGGGCGCTACTTGACGAGACCGGCACACGGGAGTTGACCGTGCTGCCAGACCCGGAGGGCACCCGGGCGGTCGACTGGGGCGTCCGGGCAGTGCCGGAGACGTTCGTGGTGGACCGCGACGGCCGGATCGTCGACCGGCAGCAGGGTGTGGTCACCCGGCAGTGGCTTGAGCAGCGGGTGGCGCCGTTGCTGGCCCGATGA
- the ctaD gene encoding cytochrome c oxidase subunit I, with amino-acid sequence MATTSTPPAVSRVNLAQLTEHWAEPRSLRGWFSTVDHKRIGRRYLVTAGFFFVLAGLSALAMRTQLARPEAGLLSPEEYNQLFTMHGTAMIFLFATPMLFGFGNYLVPLMIGARDMAFPRLNAFGYWVFLFAGLFMWASLPFGAAPNNGWFAYAPLNSEQHNPGLHMDVYALGLLFLGISTTAASINFIVTALKLRAPGMSLNRVPLFVWAIVATAFMVIFALPALNLDNAMLFLDRRFDTHFFDPSAGGNVLLWQHLFWIFGHPDVYIIVMPGLGIVSAVLPAFTRRGVVGYPLIVLSIVAIAIISFGVWVHHMFATGLPQLSYSFFSAASTIITIPSGLQIFAWLATMLLGRLVIRVPLLFVVGFIVTFVLGGVTGTMFALTAFDQQVTDTYFVVAHFHYVLIGGAVFPMLAGIYYWLPKITGRMYHEGLGRWAFWLVFAGMHVTFFPMHLYGLFGMPRRVYTYVSEPGWGGWNLVSTIGSYVLALGLLLVLVGVVHAVRRGRPAPPDPWRADTLEWATTSPPEPYNFPVLPRVHSLHPVWDERTAESTGEGATADRILSEGRNTLLTSELDARVERPVPMPDSTLKPLVLAAALLVLFAALLVAWYPVAAVAAVVVAATIAVWLWPAGPSRTSGVATP; translated from the coding sequence ATGGCCACGACCAGCACGCCGCCCGCCGTCAGCCGGGTGAACCTGGCCCAGCTGACGGAACACTGGGCGGAGCCGCGTTCGCTACGCGGCTGGTTCAGCACGGTCGACCACAAGAGAATCGGCCGGCGCTACCTGGTCACCGCCGGGTTCTTCTTCGTCCTCGCCGGACTCAGCGCCCTGGCCATGCGCACCCAGCTCGCCCGACCCGAGGCGGGACTGCTCTCGCCCGAGGAGTACAACCAGCTCTTCACCATGCACGGCACGGCGATGATCTTCCTGTTCGCCACACCGATGCTCTTCGGCTTCGGGAACTACCTCGTACCCCTGATGATCGGCGCCCGGGACATGGCGTTCCCGAGACTGAACGCCTTCGGCTACTGGGTCTTCCTGTTCGCCGGCCTGTTCATGTGGGCGAGCCTGCCCTTCGGCGCCGCCCCCAACAACGGCTGGTTCGCGTACGCGCCGCTGAACTCCGAGCAGCACAACCCCGGCCTGCACATGGACGTCTACGCCCTCGGTCTGCTCTTCCTCGGCATATCCACGACCGCCGCCTCGATCAACTTCATCGTCACCGCGCTCAAGCTGCGCGCACCGGGAATGTCGCTCAACCGGGTACCGCTGTTCGTCTGGGCGATCGTCGCTACCGCGTTCATGGTGATCTTCGCGCTGCCGGCGCTGAACCTCGACAACGCGATGCTGTTCCTCGACCGCCGGTTCGACACCCACTTCTTCGACCCGTCGGCCGGCGGAAACGTCCTGCTCTGGCAGCATCTGTTCTGGATCTTCGGACACCCCGACGTGTACATCATCGTCATGCCGGGGCTGGGCATCGTTTCGGCGGTGCTACCCGCATTCACCCGGCGGGGCGTGGTCGGCTACCCGCTGATCGTGCTGTCCATCGTGGCGATCGCGATCATCTCGTTCGGGGTCTGGGTGCACCACATGTTCGCCACCGGGCTGCCGCAACTGTCGTACAGCTTCTTCAGCGCGGCCAGCACGATCATCACCATTCCGTCCGGGCTGCAGATCTTCGCCTGGCTGGCCACCATGCTGCTCGGCCGGCTGGTCATCCGGGTGCCGCTACTGTTCGTCGTCGGCTTCATCGTGACCTTCGTGCTCGGCGGCGTCACCGGCACGATGTTCGCCCTGACCGCGTTCGACCAGCAGGTCACCGACACCTACTTCGTGGTGGCGCATTTCCACTACGTGCTGATCGGCGGCGCGGTCTTCCCGATGCTCGCCGGCATCTACTACTGGCTGCCCAAGATCACCGGGCGGATGTACCACGAAGGGCTGGGGCGCTGGGCGTTCTGGCTGGTCTTCGCGGGCATGCACGTCACCTTCTTCCCCATGCACCTCTACGGTCTGTTCGGGATGCCCCGCCGGGTCTACACCTACGTCAGCGAGCCGGGCTGGGGCGGATGGAACCTGGTCAGCACCATCGGCTCCTACGTGCTCGCTCTCGGACTGCTGCTCGTGCTCGTCGGCGTGGTGCACGCCGTCCGCCGGGGTCGGCCCGCCCCGCCGGACCCCTGGCGCGCCGACACCCTGGAATGGGCCACCACGTCGCCGCCCGAGCCGTACAACTTCCCCGTCCTGCCTCGGGTGCACAGCCTGCACCCGGTGTGGGACGAACGGACCGCCGAGTCGACCGGCGAGGGGGCGACCGCGGACCGCATCCTCAGCGAGGGACGCAACACACTGCTCACCAGCGAACTGGACGCCCGCGTCGAACGCCCGGTGCCGATGCCGGACTCAACGCTCAAGCCCCTCGTGCTCGCCGCCGCGTTGCTGGTCCTCTTCGCCGCTCTGCTCGTCGCCTGGTACCCGGTGGCGGCCGTCGCCGCGGTGGTGGTGGCCGCGACGATCGCGGTCTGGCTCTGGCCAGCTGGACCGAGCCGGACGAGCGGAGTGGCGACACCATGA
- a CDS encoding cytochrome c oxidase assembly protein, whose translation MSALSVHQAHGPGQSPLAESLLAMLVVVTVCLLAAGYGRGVQELWSRRGAGHVVPRWRVAAFGAGLLVVLGTEHGPAHEMAESSLAGHMAQHMLLLLVAGPLLAAGAAGLPLSMAVPLPLRRLLARCRVAPPIRRLRHPGTYALLAGGGQTVVLWFWHLPGPYAAAVDRPAVHATEHLCFLVTAWLFWAPVLGSPRHRAPAPVTVLLLAGTMLPASALGAVLTFAPQPIYPRRVFGADPLADQQLAGLLMWAPMDLAVLVVALTVFLGWLLRMDRDRPDGLRGGPPPAGTRPMATTAEAEEVVP comes from the coding sequence ATGTCAGCTCTGAGCGTCCACCAGGCACACGGGCCCGGCCAGAGCCCGCTGGCCGAGAGCCTGCTGGCGATGCTCGTCGTCGTCACGGTCTGCCTGCTGGCAGCCGGCTACGGGCGGGGCGTCCAGGAGCTGTGGTCGCGCCGCGGCGCGGGGCACGTGGTCCCCCGCTGGCGGGTGGCCGCGTTCGGCGCCGGACTGCTGGTGGTGCTCGGCACTGAGCACGGGCCGGCGCACGAGATGGCGGAGTCCTCCTTGGCCGGGCACATGGCTCAGCACATGCTGCTCCTGCTGGTGGCCGGGCCGTTGCTCGCGGCCGGCGCGGCGGGGCTGCCGCTGAGCATGGCCGTGCCGCTCCCGCTGCGCCGGCTGCTCGCCCGCTGCCGGGTGGCACCGCCGATACGCCGGCTGCGTCACCCGGGCACGTACGCCCTGCTGGCCGGTGGCGGGCAGACCGTCGTGCTCTGGTTCTGGCACCTGCCCGGGCCGTACGCGGCCGCGGTCGACCGTCCCGCCGTGCACGCCACCGAGCATCTGTGCTTCCTGGTCACGGCCTGGCTGTTCTGGGCGCCGGTGCTCGGCTCGCCACGGCACCGCGCCCCCGCCCCGGTGACGGTGCTGCTGCTGGCCGGCACCATGCTGCCCGCCTCGGCCCTCGGCGCCGTGCTCACCTTCGCCCCGCAACCGATCTATCCGCGGCGGGTGTTCGGCGCCGACCCGCTGGCCGACCAGCAACTCGCCGGCCTGTTGATGTGGGCGCCGATGGACCTGGCCGTGCTGGTCGTGGCGCTGACCGTGTTCCTGGGCTGGCTGCTGCGGATGGACCGCGACCGGCCCGACGGCCTGCGCGGGGGGCCGCCACCCGCAGGGACCCGCCCGATGGCGACCACAGCTGAAGCGGAAGAGGTGGTGCCATGA
- the ccsA gene encoding cytochrome c biogenesis protein CcsA produces the protein MRASTVDLVADTGRAAAGRRTMAWLAGGLTAAATAAGGWLAPPDEVQGQAQRLMYLHVPAAWVAYAAFAVVLTASGAYLIGGDLRWDRFARAGAEIGAALTAVAIATGSLWGKLVWGAWWAWDPRLVSTVLLLLAYAGYLALRRSLAERTGARDGGDHRVARPAAVVGMASFLLVPVVHFSVVWWRSLHQQATVLAPQRPPIDPRMGVALLLAVAAATLAALCVLLYRVVRLERRLTPDTPADRAPARVG, from the coding sequence ATGCGAGCCTCCACCGTGGACCTTGTCGCGGACACCGGCAGAGCGGCCGCCGGCCGCCGGACCATGGCCTGGCTCGCCGGCGGGCTCACCGCGGCGGCGACGGCGGCCGGCGGATGGCTGGCACCCCCCGACGAGGTGCAGGGCCAGGCGCAGCGACTGATGTACCTCCACGTCCCCGCGGCCTGGGTTGCCTACGCCGCGTTCGCCGTCGTGCTGACCGCCAGCGGCGCGTACCTGATCGGGGGCGACCTTCGCTGGGACCGGTTCGCGCGGGCGGGCGCCGAGATCGGCGCGGCCCTGACCGCCGTCGCGATCGCCACCGGGTCACTGTGGGGAAAACTGGTCTGGGGTGCCTGGTGGGCGTGGGACCCCCGGCTGGTCAGCACCGTCCTGCTGCTGCTCGCGTACGCCGGCTACCTGGCCCTGCGCCGCTCGCTGGCAGAGCGGACCGGCGCGCGAGACGGAGGCGACCACCGGGTGGCGCGGCCCGCCGCGGTCGTCGGGATGGCCAGCTTCCTGCTCGTCCCGGTGGTGCACTTCTCCGTCGTCTGGTGGCGGTCGCTGCACCAGCAGGCGACCGTGCTCGCCCCGCAGCGCCCACCCATCGACCCCAGGATGGGCGTCGCCCTGCTGCTCGCCGTCGCCGCCGCGACGCTCGCCGCGCTCTGCGTCCTGCTGTACCGGGTGGTCCGGCTGGAACGCCGGCTGACCCCCGACACGCCCGCCGACCGCGCCCCGGCCCGTGTCGGATGA
- a CDS encoding ubiquinol-cytochrome c reductase iron-sulfur subunit — protein MSARRPSASERAASRRIVVAFLVSTAGAVGFAATYAVGGDTRWEGVCLAVAFAGLAVGLAIWGRRLVPVDGYVEEHEGFAPPPSEQAMTAAVLAAPDSPVRRRGLLAALGLALSALGAAALFPLRSLLPSGRAHPLKARRDTPWGPGVRLVTADGRPLRLQDVPAGTAVGIFPEGHLDTGDGPAFAVRLDPERFSRPPSAGHLNGLVVYSLLCTHAGCPVRIYLKGTGQVLCPCHQSSFDLLADARPVAGPAARALPGLPIEVGPDGFLRATGEFTAPPGAGFWSSP, from the coding sequence GTGAGCGCGCGGCGTCCCTCGGCGAGCGAGCGGGCGGCCAGTCGCCGGATCGTCGTCGCGTTTCTGGTCAGCACCGCCGGGGCGGTGGGCTTCGCGGCGACGTACGCGGTGGGCGGCGACACCCGCTGGGAGGGGGTCTGCCTCGCGGTGGCCTTCGCCGGGCTGGCCGTGGGCCTCGCCATCTGGGGCCGGCGGCTCGTGCCGGTCGACGGGTACGTCGAGGAGCACGAGGGCTTCGCGCCGCCTCCGAGCGAGCAGGCGATGACCGCCGCGGTGCTCGCCGCGCCGGACAGCCCGGTGCGGCGGCGGGGCCTGCTCGCCGCGCTCGGGCTCGCGCTGAGCGCGCTCGGCGCCGCCGCGCTGTTCCCGCTGCGCTCCCTACTGCCCTCCGGTCGGGCCCACCCGCTCAAGGCACGCAGAGACACCCCATGGGGACCCGGCGTGCGGCTGGTCACCGCGGACGGACGGCCACTTCGGCTGCAGGACGTGCCCGCCGGCACCGCGGTCGGGATCTTTCCCGAGGGCCACCTCGACACCGGGGACGGCCCCGCATTCGCGGTCCGCCTTGATCCCGAACGCTTCTCCCGCCCGCCCTCCGCCGGCCACCTGAACGGGCTGGTCGTCTACTCGCTGCTCTGCACGCACGCAGGGTGCCCGGTCCGGATCTACCTCAAGGGCACCGGGCAGGTGCTCTGTCCCTGCCACCAGTCCTCCTTCGACCTGCTGGCAGATGCCCGGCCGGTGGCCGGTCCGGCGGCCCGGGCGCTGCCAGGGCTGCCGATCGAGGTCGGACCGGACGGCTTCCTCCGCGCGACCGGTGAATTCACCGCGCCGCCCGGCGCGGGCTTCTGGAGCTCACCATGA
- a CDS encoding cytochrome c maturation protein CcmE, giving the protein MSRRRRGRTAVVAVLLAAGALLVTSALRETLTYYRTPYEVLGDPDATSERVRLGGDVVPGSLRRTGDLVVFRLAQDGHEITVEQRGVPPETFREGEGAVVEGTLSQDRVFRSDHVVVRHGNEYRPSTAPPGSVDAR; this is encoded by the coding sequence ATGAGCCGTCGCCGCAGGGGCCGCACCGCCGTCGTCGCCGTGCTCCTCGCCGCCGGCGCGCTGCTGGTCACCAGCGCGCTCCGGGAGACCCTGACCTATTACCGCACTCCTTACGAGGTGCTCGGCGATCCGGACGCGACCTCGGAACGGGTACGCCTCGGCGGCGACGTGGTGCCCGGATCGCTGCGGCGCACCGGCGACCTCGTGGTGTTCCGCCTCGCCCAGGACGGTCACGAGATCACCGTCGAGCAGCGCGGCGTCCCACCGGAGACGTTCCGGGAGGGCGAGGGGGCGGTCGTAGAGGGCACCCTGTCGCAGGACAGGGTGTTCCGCTCGGATCACGTCGTGGTCCGGCACGGCAACGAATACCGCCCGTCCACCGCCCCGCCAGGGTCGGTCGATGCTCGCTGA